One Deltaproteobacteria bacterium genomic window, GCTTCCTGTAATTTCTCCACGGCTTCGTAGTTGTTCTTTCCCGCAAGCCGGCTCGCGTCTTCGATTTTGACTCCGTCCTTTTTGATGACGACGGTATACCATTTGCCGGGCTTGGCGGCCCCATCAACGACCACGGCTTGAATGCCCAGGCGGGCCAGATATTGACCGGCCTGTCCCCCCGCGTTGGATTCCTTGATACCACCGGTCAGCGGGCTCTTACCTCCAAAGGACAGCCGTCCCGACGTCGGCGCCGAAGTAGCGCCCAATAGACCCGGAGCGAACACGAGTTTGTTGTTCGCACCGAGCGGGTCGCAAAGAGGGTCCACTTCCTTGGATAAGAACATGGAAGTGAAGCCTCTCCCACCCAACAGTTTGAAATCGTCCGGGACGGGTTCCATCTTGGCTGATAGGTTTTGCATGTTAATCCTTAGGATTTGCGTCATCGCTTTCCCCTTTTCTGCTATGGTGTGGGGGTCATTATAGCAGCCGCCCGGCGGGAAAGCAAATTTTTATAATAAAATCAGCGTGTTATGTCAATACTGACATAACACGCTGTTCCCTTCATAACTCACCGCGGCGCCCCGGCAAACTGATTGTTTCGAAAAAAACACATCGCCTGCTCGTTTGACGCGGGGAGCACAATCATGTAGAAATACCTTCATCATCGTTTCACCTGACACCGGAAACGCCTGCCGTGGGTTCATTCATGGCGCAGGCTTCGAAAACGATACGTTTTCTCCGTCATTCCGGTAACGCACGGTCACCCTCAGCCGTGATGATGGCGGCCGCCACATCCGTGCGCAGGCGCCGAGTATTGTAGCGGGCGTTTCCATTCAAGCTCCATTGAACGCAAAATCGGGGTATGAGGATGCAACGACGCACCGTTGCTTTCGTGGTTGCCTTTGTTTGTCTTTGCCCGTGGATTCGGGCCGACGCGGGCGAGGAAGCCGGGAAATCCGGCTGGGTGGCTTCGGTTACCCTGATTCCGGTCGTTCACTTCTATCGTGACGCGTTGTCTCCTTTTATGATCCACAAATGCCCCATGTGCCCCAGTTGTTCCTCCTACGCCATGGAGGCGATGCGGAGACATGGGGCCGTACTGGGCTGGTTTATGGCGATCGATCGATTGATTCACGAAGCCGGCGAAATGGACCAGGGGATTCCCATCTCCCGCAACGGTCAGGTCCAGTGTATCTACGATCCGGTACGGTACAACGATTTCTGGTGGAACGAGCGCGAAGATCGAATCACCCCGGCAGAGGCCGAATCGATCGCCGAAGCTCTGCTGCCCTAGTCCCTCCCATGGTGTCTATGAACGTGCACCGAAAACAGGAGCGCCTCTCATGAAATTGAGCAGTATCCGCTTTCGCCGATGTGGGCTTATCCTGGTATCTTTATGCCTGGTTCTGCAGGTTCCTGCCCCCGCCCGCTCGGATCCCTCCTATTCGCCGGAGGAAGTGCTCTCTTTCGCCGACCATCTGTATGAAAAAGACGACTATGACCTCGCCCTGCTCGAGTACGAACGTTTTCTGACGCGTTTTCCAGAAGATGCAAGAGTGTGGGAGGCTCGAAGAGGTAAGGCGCGCTGCCTCTTTTGGAAAGGGGACTACCGGCGGGCCCTAACGGAATTCCACGCACTTGCGGTGGACTTTCCAAGGTCCCGCATCGGCTATGAAGCCGCCATCATGGCTGCAAGATGCTATGCTCTGTTGGGAGACAACGACGTCGCGGCTACGATCTACTCCAGAATGCTGCAACAGGGCGGCTTCGAAGATCTCACGACAACGGCTCGGTTGGATCTGGCCTGGCTTTACATGAACATGAGTTCGTGGAAAGAGAGCCGTGACCAATTCGAGAAGCTGGCGCGGGAAGGCGCTTTTCAGGAAGCGGCTGAACGGATTGTGCAGAACCTGGCCGACGCGGAGGAGTTGCCGATGAAATCGCCCGTGGCGTCCGGAGTGCTTTCGGGACTTGTACCCGGCCTGGGTCAGGTTTACTGCGAGCAGTATAAGGACGCCGGTCTCGCTTTTCTCCTGAACGGCCTATTCGCTTTTTCGGCCTAGGAGGCCTTTGACAACGACCTGCATGTGATCGGCGGATTCATGACATTGATCGGACTTGGCTTTTACGGCGGAAATATCTACAACGCCGTCAACCACGCCCACAAAATCAACGCAAGAAACCAACACGAATTCGTCCGGAACGTCTGGCAGGAATCGGAAATCGGCCCGGAGCTGCCGTTACGGGAGAGGCGATGGATCGGGCTCATGTTGTCCGTCCCTTTCTGAATCGGGCCATTCTCGAAGCGGGATCTTTCCGGAGTCGAGGTGAAAGGAGAGAGACTCACGTGCTCGGACCGCGACAACGGCCGTATCACTTGATAAAACGCACCTGCGGCCTCAAGGGCGTTCCTTTCAGTTTCAGGTTCAGGCGGTCGAAAGGGATGTGCTGTTGTTCGCGGACGACCGGGTCGATGGCGGCCTCAACGGTCAAATTGAGTCGGCTGTCGCCTATCCGCGGCGCCGGAACGATGTCTCCGGTTATGGACGCCGAGAGCTCTTTAGCTTCCAGCCTGAATTCCTGCAACCTCAATCGGCCCTTTTCCAACTCTGCACGCGCGTGCATATGCTCTACCGTGATCTTGTCGATAGACAACAAAAACCGTTTCAATCCTTCGACGCCCCCGGATGCCAAAGAAAATTCAGCCTTACCGGAAGCCTCGTTGGGCCTATCCACGTTGCATGCATAGGAGATGTCCCCCTGCAAAATCCCGGTGATCTTTAACAAAGCGCATGCCGGGTCGGGCTCCCACAACGAAAGATCCATTTGCTCGATGGATGTGAACAATTGAAATCGCCGACTCCGGTTCATTTCCACGCTGCCTTGAACCACCCCTCCGTACGCGTTCGTCCGGTAGCGTGTTCGCACGGATCCGAAAATCAGTCCGGGGATCCCGACGTTCAATGAAAGATGGGGGAAAGACGCCAGGGAACATACTATACCCGACTGCGGGGCGCTCAGTTCGACGTTGGAGAGGGAAAAGTTTATAGGAAACAGAGATGCTTTTGCACTCCCGATCCGGACCTCGATGGAAGAGCCGCGCTTCTGTTTTGCCAGCAGATTGCGAGCCAATTCATCATAGGGGAATTGCAGGTAGACGCACCAGGCAAAGAAAGCCAGACCAAACAATCCCGTCACGGTTATTAATAACCACTTTTTCCGTTTCATGGTGCTCGATCAGGCCTTCTCCAGGGTGAACACCCGAAAAGTAACATTGATGAGATCGGGACTGGTGTACACGGCTTTTGCATGAATGGATTCGACGGATAGCAGTTTATCCGAGTACTCGATCAGGTACAGGTATCGCACAAGCGAGTCCAGGCCAACTCCGGCGAGCCTTACCTCGAGCCCCTTGCGCACGAGTCCGCCATCCGAAGTCGGGTCGTTCGAGGGCAAAGGTCTCATATACTGAATCTGGGACTCGACGCCGGCCTGACGGGCGATGCCCTCGAGATAGCGGAACATCGAGAACTCCGCCCCCCGATTCTCGAGCTGTCCACGCATAACGTCTCGATCCGCCTGGATCTGAAGCCATTCCTCACGTAACGTCCGAATCTGTTCCAGTGAAACTTTCTGGCTCTTAATCGTTCGGTCCGCTTGTTCCATCCGCTGAAAAGTCGGATAGATGACGCCACCATAGGCCAGCATGACCACCACCACGGCGCATCCGACGCCAATCCAGATTTTTTCCCGTCGGCCGATTCGCAACCCGACCTCCACTATCGTTGACGATGGATACTGATGCTGAATTCGATCTTCTTTTCGAAGCTGCTCAGGTTGGCCTCTTCCACTTTCACCTCCGCAGCTCCGGGAACACCCGATAAACGATCCTTCAGCGCGTCCACCGCTTCAAACGTACCCGCTTCCCCGGAAAGGCGTACCATTTCAGGATCGACGACGAGGTCAATCATCCGGACGCCGGAATCTTTGGGAATCCTTTCACTCAATGCCGCCAAAAGGTCCAGGGTGCGTACCCGCCCTTTGCGAAACCCCAATGTGCTCAAGGACTCACGGGTGGACTGAATCGCGGTTCGCATTTGCTCCAACTCGTTCACGATGACTTTTGAGTCCGGAAACGTGTCCGTGTACACTCGGCGAATGTCCTGTTTAATGGATCTCAGTTCCTGCTCCCGGTCCTGCAATCGATAAAAAAACCCCGTCGCCGTGACGATTAAGATCAGGGCGGCCACGGAGGCCAGGTAGATCAGTTTACCCCGGATCTGAGCCAAAGGCCTTTTGAACGTAAACTCCTCCACAAGAAAATCCGGCCGCTTTCCTTCCGGCCCCAAAGCGGAGAGCGTAATACCCAGCACGGACGCGAAGGCTAAGCCATCTCGAGCCCCTTGGGGATCTAGACGACTCGGGAGGGCTTCCAATGGATCCCAGACCCGGCAGGGCACGTCCAGACTCGCCGACAGAGCCTCCTGCAGTCCCGATCGTGCGCTTCCCTGGCCGGTGAGGATCACTTCATTGGGTCTGAGCTTCAACTGGAAGCAACTCAATTCCAATTCACGGGTGATTTCCCGGGCCATCCTGTGTGGATCGCCGAACGACTTAGACACGGAGCGCCCCTCCGGCGGAGTGTCCTCGGGATTCAGATCCCTCTCCTCGGCATCCGGTCGTTCGTCGGAGATTCCCAAATCAACGGAACGAACGAGAAGAGGGCCCCGACCGTCAAAGACGGTGAGATGCATTTCCCCCCCGTCAAGGTTCATCAGTGCGATTGTTTTGTCTGCGTCATCCTCCGGGACGCTGCCGCAGACACGATAACACAGATAAGCCCCAAGGTTGCCCGCTCCAACACATCTCGGCTCCATGGACGCCTTGGCGAGTAGTTCCAGATGCGCCTTCAGTTCATGTTTTCGAGCTGCAAAGGCTACCACTTCTTTCCTCGCACCCTTGAGTTCTCTCGGCAGAAACGTCACAAGGGCGTCTTCAACCTCGAAGGAGAGATGGGGTTCCATTTCGAACTTGATCAGTGGGCTTCCTGCTTCCAGCTTTACATTCGGAATGGATAATCTCCGCGCCACCACCTGATGGCCGTCGAGAGCGCTTGCAATCCATTCCGGAGCCGAAGCCCACGAACGACTCAGAACTTCGAGGGCTGATGCGACACGGTCCGGGAACGCCACCGATGCATCCGAGTCGAAGGGTATACGATACAATCCGGTAACCTGGAAGCCTCGAACCGTCACGGACAACGTCACGGCTCGAACCTCTTTCCGGGTCAATTCAATACCTGCGATTTCCGATGGACCGAAAAGAGACTTCATGATCCGAGTCTCCAGTAGACGGGCGCCACTAGACCTCCCGAACGTTTGACCACTGCGGACAGGTTCACGTTTGCGGTTCCCTGGCCGGCCCTGATTCTTATCGAGAAATGATTGCTTTGCACTGTAATCCTGCTCAGAATCCGGGCGTACAGCTGATCGGTCATCCCGGGAACGTTTTTCAGGTCCCGCTTTGTTTTGAATGGTTCCGATTCGCGAAAGGAGACGATTTCCAGGGCCAAGGCTCCATCGATGGCGTCGTCCAAGCTTCGTAATACTTCGGCGGACGCCGTATTGATGTTGATTCTTCCATCGTTGTGAAGCGTGAGAAAAGGCATCAGTCCTTTTTTCTGATCCGTGCCGAAGAGGAGTTCGTGCGTCCATCCTTTGACCAGCCTAAGCTGGTTCAGCGTCTCCAGGGGACCGTTTGCGCAGGCATACGGGGGTTTTTCGCGATTATAATACAGGGACTCGGCGCCTCCGGGCCGGACCAGGTCATCCCCGTCCAGCCAATCGAACAGGGTCTCGACCGGGGCCTGATCCAACTCCAATATGTCAAACAAACGCCTCAACTGTTCCTCTTCGTATTCCTGTATCTTCCCGAGATCATCCACCAGCATATTCAGATTGATCTTCGCGTCTTCATCCGTAATTTCGCCCAAAACGGTTCCGGTTTCGGATAACATGGAAACCCCCGCCGCCAGCAGATCGGTCCTTCCCCACAGTTCCGTGGAGGCGTCATATTCATTGGAATCCCGCTGGAGCACCTGAACCCCCAGTTGGTATCCGCTCAGCAAGAGGTGGTCCGCATTCATCAGGTCCAGGGTCTGGCCCGCAAGGGCCAGTTCCACTCGGGCTCCATAGGTAAAATGAGTTACCAGAGACACCAGAATGGCCACGATCAGAAGCACGATGACCAGTGCGACGCCTCGCTCGCCGGATAAATCAGGAGGACGAAGGCGGCAAAGTCCATCCCGATGTGAACGAATGCTCGTTTTCATCACTGTCCAAAACGGTAAACTTCAATTCCACCCTTGTGGGGAGAACGCCCTCGAAGGACGCGTCCGTCGAATCCCATGACAGATGCTCCCGGCCCTCCGAGTCAAAAAACACGAGTTCCATTCGCCCCAATCGTTCTCCGACCACCATAAACCGATTCTCGTCGTCGCGAAACGTTCCCGGAAACGGGTCGTCCTTCCTCAGCAGCGTCAATCCCATCGCCCCGTCTTCTTCCTCGATGCGGTATTCAATTCGGGTGAGGTCCAATCCTTCGGTTTCACCGGTGAGAGCGAGATGGGATGTCGAGGAGAACGAGAGAGAGGAAAAGGACTGCTTTTCCCCTACCCGCCCCGAACAGACAAAAGGTCTCACCACTTTCTTTTCAAGGGCGTCTTTGCAATCTGTTTTGCATACCACCGCGGAAGACAGATCCATGCAAACCCTCTCCATGATGATTCGCGCCGTCTGAAAAGCGTCCGAGCTTCGCCGAGCCGCACCGATATGTCCGGTGGTCGCGGAAAATGTAGCATAGGTTATGCTGAGCACGATAGACAGTATGGCCAGGGCCACCAGTACCTCGAGCAAGGTCAGGCCGTCTGCGGAAAACCGCCTCCCGGCAAGGCGGAGCCGCATCAAACGCTTGGAACGCGTTTGGGTCGTATTCGGTTCGGCCTGGCATGCAAGGCCCTGCCCCGTGCTCTTTCCTTTCCCTGCCGAGCGGCCGCAGCGCGCGTCTGATGTATATGCGGTTTGTTCCATCCGGATACTAGTGGAATCCCACCAATTCGACGTAACGTTCCGAATCCTCGAGGCCCCAAAATACCCGCACCGCCACCTTTTCCACCATTGGGAAACCCGGGGGAACCGATACGAACGCTTTCCATCGAAAGCCTGCGTCTTCCTTCTCGAACTCCCCTTCAGGCAGAGCCTCGCTCTCGATGCCCGAGGTCTGCAGTTCCGCCATTTTGTCCTGAGCCAACCAGGCGGCTCTAAGGCGAAGCCGAGCCTCGCCGAGGGCGTCCGCAGCGTCTCCCTGATTCTTGACAACGGCCGTCAGTGCAATGGCAAGCACCGCCAGGGCGACCATCACTTCCAAAAGGGTAAAACCCCGACTACCCGAGGTCTTTTTGAACAACGTAGCTGTCCTCTACTTTAACGTTTCCCGTCAGCGGCCGAACCGATATGGTGTAATCCCGGTCTGTCGACTCCGTCAGATGTATGTCCGCCGTCTCGACGGCGCCGTTGGCCGCGAATCGTATGGTAGTCCGGCCTTCCGTCACGCGGCCCCTCCCGGCTGTGATCACGTCCCGGAAGCGAATCGAATCCGGCAGACGATGCAGTTCCGCCAGATCTTCTCGGCGCTCGGGCTTACTTTCTTTCGAAGGGTCCCGACTCACCCAATATGTTCGTTCGGCCATATCCATGTGCAGATAGAGAACACCGGCGGAGGTTGCGGCTGAACTCCGTGCGTAAGTGAGCGTGCGGGTAATGTCCTTGATGGCTGCGTCCATTCGACCGGACCAAAGAAAGTCTCCCAGCCTGGGAAGGCTCACCACGGCCATCAAGGAGAGTATGAAGACTACCAGCGCCAGTTCCAAAAACGAGAAACCGCTTTGAGGTCTAGCTCTCTTCATCCCAGTTTGTGACGTCTTTATCTCTGTCTTCGCCGCCGTTTTCGCCGTCCGGCCCGGTGGACCACAGGTCATAGTCGGTGTTGTGGACTCCGGGACTCAAATATCGGAATTCGCCACCCCAGGGGTCTTTCGGTACGACTCCCTTCTCGAGGTAGCCTCCTTCCCGCCACTTGGCGATTCGCCGGCCCGTCTCAGGGTTCTTTATCAGCGCTTCCAAGCCCTGTTCCGTTTGAGGGTAGAATCCGTTGTCCAGATAGAACAGTTTGAGAGCGTTTTCCAGGCTTTCGATCTGGAGCCTGGCTTTGGTTCTCCGGGCCTCCTCCGGCCTGCCCATGATACGCGGTATGATCAGGCCGGCCAGCACACCCAGGATGATAACCACCACCAGCAACTCGATAAGGGTGAATCCAGATTGAGTCCTGCTCTTTTTCGTGAACCTATACATTTAAGTACTCCGATCCGTCTTGAGCAACATACATGGATGCGGTTACCCATGGGCAACGGCCCTGTCCATGATCGAACGGTCAAATTCATGGGCCTTGCCCGGTGCGGGTCGTCATCGTCGGACGGTCAGCCTGACATCGTCCGGCAAAAACCGAGCGCGGCCGCGCGGTGTTCCTAATGTTGCCCAATCCAAAGCCACGGGGGTCCTGCCGTGATTACGAAACCAACCGAAGGACGCTCCCTCTCC contains:
- a CDS encoding aldehyde ferredoxin oxidoreductase, which translates into the protein MTQILRINMQNLSAKMEPVPDDFKLLGGRGFTSMFLSKEVDPLCDPLGANNKLVFAPGLLGATSAPTSGRLSFGGKSPLTGGIKESNAGGQAGQYLARLGIQAVVVDGAAKPGKWYTVVIKKDGVKIEDASRLAGKNNYEAVEKLQEAYGDKTAVISIGKAGEMLLSAASIAVTDQENRPTRHAGRGGLGAVMGSKGIKAFVVDPAGANQAPLVDAEAFKTAQRNFLESLKKHPVTSEGLPTYGTNVLTNVL
- a CDS encoding membrane protein insertion efficiency factor YidD produces the protein MQRRTVAFVVAFVCLCPWIRADAGEEAGKSGWVASVTLIPVVHFYRDALSPFMIHKCPMCPSCSSYAMEAMRRHGAVLGWFMAIDRLIHEAGEMDQGIPISRNGQVQCIYDPVRYNDFWWNEREDRITPAEAESIAEALLP
- a CDS encoding tetratricopeptide repeat protein: MKLSSIRFRRCGLILVSLCLVLQVPAPARSDPSYSPEEVLSFADHLYEKDDYDLALLEYERFLTRFPEDARVWEARRGKARCLFWKGDYRRALTEFHALAVDFPRSRIGYEAAIMAARCYALLGDNDVAATIYSRMLQQGGFEDLTTTARLDLAWLYMNMSSWKESRDQFEKLAREGAFQEAAERIVQNLADAEELPMKSPVASGVLSGLVPGLGQVYCEQYKDAGLAFLLNGLFAFSA
- the gspN gene encoding type II secretion system protein GspN; this encodes MKRKKWLLITVTGLFGLAFFAWCVYLQFPYDELARNLLAKQKRGSSIEVRIGSAKASLFPINFSLSNVELSAPQSGIVCSLASFPHLSLNVGIPGLIFGSVRTRYRTNAYGGVVQGSVEMNRSRRFQLFTSIEQMDLSLWEPDPACALLKITGILQGDISYACNVDRPNEASGKAEFSLASGGVEGLKRFLLSIDKITVEHMHARAELEKGRLRLQEFRLEAKELSASITGDIVPAPRIGDSRLNLTVEAAIDPVVREQQHIPFDRLNLKLKGTPLRPQVRFIK
- a CDS encoding type II secretion system protein M; the encoded protein is MRIGRREKIWIGVGCAVVVVMLAYGGVIYPTFQRMEQADRTIKSQKVSLEQIRTLREEWLQIQADRDVMRGQLENRGAEFSMFRYLEGIARQAGVESQIQYMRPLPSNDPTSDGGLVRKGLEVRLAGVGLDSLVRYLYLIEYSDKLLSVESIHAKAVYTSPDLINVTFRVFTLEKA
- the pilM gene encoding pilus assembly protein PilM, whose product is MKSLFGPSEIAGIELTRKEVRAVTLSVTVRGFQVTGLYRIPFDSDASVAFPDRVASALEVLSRSWASAPEWIASALDGHQVVARRLSIPNVKLEAGSPLIKFEMEPHLSFEVEDALVTFLPRELKGARKEVVAFAARKHELKAHLELLAKASMEPRCVGAGNLGAYLCYRVCGSVPEDDADKTIALMNLDGGEMHLTVFDGRGPLLVRSVDLGISDERPDAEERDLNPEDTPPEGRSVSKSFGDPHRMAREITRELELSCFQLKLRPNEVILTGQGSARSGLQEALSASLDVPCRVWDPLEALPSRLDPQGARDGLAFASVLGITLSALGPEGKRPDFLVEEFTFKRPLAQIRGKLIYLASVAALILIVTATGFFYRLQDREQELRSIKQDIRRVYTDTFPDSKVIVNELEQMRTAIQSTRESLSTLGFRKGRVRTLDLLAALSERIPKDSGVRMIDLVVDPEMVRLSGEAGTFEAVDALKDRLSGVPGAAEVKVEEANLSSFEKKIEFSISIHRQR
- the gspK gene encoding type II secretion system minor pseudopilin GspK, encoding MKTSIRSHRDGLCRLRPPDLSGERGVALVIVLLIVAILVSLVTHFTYGARVELALAGQTLDLMNADHLLLSGYQLGVQVLQRDSNEYDASTELWGRTDLLAAGVSMLSETGTVLGEITDEDAKINLNMLVDDLGKIQEYEEEQLRRLFDILELDQAPVETLFDWLDGDDLVRPGGAESLYYNREKPPYACANGPLETLNQLRLVKGWTHELLFGTDQKKGLMPFLTLHNDGRININTASAEVLRSLDDAIDGALALEIVSFRESEPFKTKRDLKNVPGMTDQLYARILSRITVQSNHFSIRIRAGQGTANVNLSAVVKRSGGLVAPVYWRLGS
- a CDS encoding prepilin-type N-terminal cleavage/methylation domain-containing protein — encoded protein: MEQTAYTSDARCGRSAGKGKSTGQGLACQAEPNTTQTRSKRLMRLRLAGRRFSADGLTLLEVLVALAILSIVLSITYATFSATTGHIGAARRSSDAFQTARIIMERVCMDLSSAVVCKTDCKDALEKKVVRPFVCSGRVGEKQSFSSLSFSSTSHLALTGETEGLDLTRIEYRIEEEDGAMGLTLLRKDDPFPGTFRDDENRFMVVGERLGRMELVFFDSEGREHLSWDSTDASFEGVLPTRVELKFTVLDSDENEHSFTSGWTLPPSSS
- the gspI gene encoding type II secretion system minor pseudopilin GspI; this translates as MFKKTSGSRGFTLLEVMVALAVLAIALTAVVKNQGDAADALGEARLRLRAAWLAQDKMAELQTSGIESEALPEGEFEKEDAGFRWKAFVSVPPGFPMVEKVAVRVFWGLEDSERYVELVGFH
- a CDS encoding prepilin-type N-terminal cleavage/methylation domain-containing protein, coding for MKRARPQSGFSFLELALVVFILSLMAVVSLPRLGDFLWSGRMDAAIKDITRTLTYARSSAATSAGVLYLHMDMAERTYWVSRDPSKESKPERREDLAELHRLPDSIRFRDVITAGRGRVTEGRTTIRFAANGAVETADIHLTESTDRDYTISVRPLTGNVKVEDSYVVQKDLG
- the gspG gene encoding type II secretion system major pseudopilin GspG, which produces MYRFTKKSRTQSGFTLIELLVVVIILGVLAGLIIPRIMGRPEEARRTKARLQIESLENALKLFYLDNGFYPQTEQGLEALIKNPETGRRIAKWREGGYLEKGVVPKDPWGGEFRYLSPGVHNTDYDLWSTGPDGENGGEDRDKDVTNWDEES